The proteins below come from a single Kitasatospora sp. NBC_00315 genomic window:
- the dnaN gene encoding DNA polymerase III subunit beta, with protein MKFRVERDVLAEAVAWAARSLPARPPVPVLAGLLLTAQEGSLALSGFDYEVSARVEPEADVEEAGTVLVSGRLLNDISRNLPNRPVEISTDGQRVTVVCGSSRFTLPTLPVDEYPALPQMPTATGTVPGDVFASAVSQAAVAAGRDDTLPVLTGVRVEIEGDRITLAATDRYRFAVRDLMWKPEQADISAVALVPAKTLQDIAKSLGSGDTVSIALASGGAGEGLIGFEGAGRRTTTRLLEGEFPKFRSLFPTEFSAVAAIQTQPFLEALKRVSLVAERNTPVRLNFEQGVLTLEAGSGDDAQATERIDADLEGDDISIAFNPGYLEEGLKAIDSAYAQLSFTTSTKPALLSGRPAADAEADEAYQYLIMPVRLSG; from the coding sequence GTGAAGTTCCGGGTGGAGCGTGACGTCCTCGCGGAGGCGGTGGCCTGGGCTGCTCGCAGCCTCCCGGCGCGGCCGCCGGTGCCGGTGCTCGCCGGCCTGCTGCTGACGGCCCAGGAGGGCAGCCTGGCGCTCTCCGGTTTCGACTACGAGGTCTCGGCCCGGGTCGAGCCCGAGGCGGACGTCGAGGAGGCCGGCACCGTCCTGGTCTCCGGGCGCCTGCTCAACGACATCTCGCGCAACCTTCCCAACAGGCCGGTGGAGATCTCCACCGACGGCCAGCGGGTCACCGTGGTCTGCGGCAGTTCGCGGTTCACCCTGCCCACCCTGCCGGTGGACGAGTACCCGGCCCTGCCCCAGATGCCGACCGCGACCGGCACCGTCCCGGGCGACGTCTTCGCCTCCGCGGTGAGCCAGGCCGCCGTGGCCGCCGGCCGTGACGACACCCTGCCGGTGCTCACCGGCGTCCGGGTCGAGATCGAGGGCGACCGGATCACGCTGGCCGCCACGGACCGCTACCGCTTCGCCGTCCGCGACCTGATGTGGAAGCCCGAGCAGGCCGACATCTCGGCCGTCGCGCTGGTGCCCGCCAAGACCCTGCAGGACATCGCCAAGTCCCTCGGCAGTGGCGACACCGTCTCCATCGCGCTGGCCTCCGGCGGCGCGGGCGAGGGCCTGATCGGCTTCGAGGGTGCCGGGCGCCGGACCACCACCCGGCTGCTGGAGGGCGAGTTCCCGAAGTTCCGCAGCCTGTTCCCGACCGAGTTCAGCGCGGTCGCCGCGATCCAGACCCAGCCGTTCCTGGAGGCGCTCAAGCGCGTCTCGCTGGTCGCCGAGCGCAACACTCCCGTCCGGCTGAACTTCGAGCAGGGCGTGCTCACCCTGGAGGCGGGCTCGGGCGACGACGCCCAGGCCACCGAGCGGATCGACGCCGACCTCGAGGGCGACGACATCTCGATCGCGTTCAACCCGGGCTACCTGGAGGAGGGCCTCAAGGCCATCGACTCCGCGTACGCCCAGCTCAGCTTCACCACCTCGACCAAGCCGGCCCTGCTGAGCGGCAGGCCCGCCGCGGACGCCGAGGCGGACGAGGCGTACCAGTACCTGATCATGCCGGTGCGCCTCTCCGGCTGA
- the gnd gene encoding phosphogluconate dehydrogenase (NAD(+)-dependent, decarboxylating) has product MELGLIGLGKMGGNMRERIRRAGHTVIGFDRNPDISDVDSLQELVDKLQSPRVVWVMVPAGAATQATVDELAELLSPGDVVVDGGNSRWTDDIKHAESLAAKGIGFVDCGVSGGVWGLENGYALMYGGDAEHVAKAQPVFDSLKPEGEFGAVHAGAVGAGHFAKMVHNGIEYAMMQAFAEGWELLEAAPEVTDVREVFRSWQEGTVIRSWLLDLAVRALDDDEHLAKLKGWAADSGEGRWTVEAAIDHAVPLPAITASLFARFASRQDDSPQMKMIAALRNQFGGHAVENK; this is encoded by the coding sequence ATGGAGCTCGGCCTCATCGGTCTCGGCAAGATGGGCGGCAACATGCGCGAGCGGATCCGCCGCGCCGGCCACACCGTCATCGGCTTCGACCGCAACCCGGACATCTCCGACGTGGACAGCCTTCAGGAGCTCGTGGACAAGCTCCAGAGCCCCCGCGTCGTCTGGGTGATGGTCCCGGCCGGCGCCGCGACCCAGGCGACCGTCGACGAGCTCGCCGAGCTGCTCTCCCCCGGTGACGTCGTGGTCGACGGCGGCAACTCCCGCTGGACCGACGACATCAAGCACGCCGAGTCGCTGGCGGCCAAGGGCATCGGCTTCGTCGACTGCGGCGTCTCGGGCGGTGTCTGGGGCCTGGAGAACGGCTACGCGCTGATGTACGGCGGCGACGCCGAGCACGTGGCCAAGGCGCAGCCGGTGTTCGACTCCCTCAAGCCCGAGGGCGAGTTCGGCGCCGTGCACGCGGGCGCGGTGGGCGCCGGCCACTTCGCGAAGATGGTCCACAACGGCATCGAGTACGCGATGATGCAGGCCTTCGCCGAGGGCTGGGAGCTGCTGGAGGCGGCCCCCGAGGTCACCGACGTGCGCGAGGTCTTCCGCAGCTGGCAGGAGGGCACGGTCATCCGCTCCTGGCTGCTCGACCTCGCCGTCCGCGCGCTGGACGACGACGAGCACCTGGCCAAGCTCAAGGGCTGGGCCGCGGACTCCGGCGAGGGCCGCTGGACGGTCGAGGCCGCCATCGACCACGCGGTGCCGCTGCCGGCCATCACGGCTTCGCTCTTCGCGCGCTTCGCCTCCCGCCAGGACGACTCCCCGCAGATGAAGATGATCGCCGCGCTGCGCAACCAGTTCGGCGGCCACGCGGTCGAGAACAAGTAG
- a CDS encoding class I SAM-dependent methyltransferase: MAELARQMVGSLEGLLGSPIPLRVQAWDGSIAGPPGAPTLLLRSRRAVRRLVWQPNELGLARAYVAGDIELASDTDLYEVLSVVAQFAERPEIRRLGLGVTDAVGPRGRDLLRTALRIGALGLQPTPPPEEARAVRGRLHSRSRDRAAISHHYDVGNDFYRLVLGSSMVYSCAYWTPEAKSLEAAQEAKLDLICRKLGLRPGMRLLDVGCGWGSLLLHAAEHYGVSAVGVSISAEQVELARRRVADAGLGDRVEVRLQDYREIPDGPFDAISSVGMAEHVGSAQYLTYASGLYRLLEPGGRLLNHQISRRPSLPDEPYELSPFIRKYVFPDGELSPVGSTVSLLEEAGFEVRDVESLREHYALTLRDWVSNLEANWGQAVRLVGRGRARVWRLYMAASALAFEENRIGVNQVLAVRTPANSSAGLPATREQWLLRPQRPELHLAAGAPGSRPDTAADTDLGDRPSVR, from the coding sequence ATGGCTGAGCTCGCACGGCAGATGGTCGGATCGCTGGAGGGGCTGCTGGGATCACCGATCCCGCTTCGCGTCCAGGCCTGGGACGGCAGCATCGCCGGGCCCCCCGGGGCCCCCACCCTGCTCCTGCGCAGCCGCCGGGCGGTCCGCCGCCTGGTCTGGCAGCCGAACGAGCTGGGCCTGGCCCGGGCGTACGTCGCCGGGGACATCGAGCTGGCCTCCGACACCGACCTCTACGAGGTGCTGTCGGTGGTCGCGCAGTTCGCCGAGCGCCCGGAGATCCGCCGGCTCGGCCTGGGCGTGACCGACGCGGTCGGCCCCAGGGGGCGGGACCTGCTGCGCACCGCCCTGCGGATCGGCGCCCTGGGCCTGCAGCCGACCCCGCCGCCGGAGGAGGCCCGGGCCGTCCGCGGACGCCTGCACAGCCGCAGCCGGGACCGCGCGGCCATCAGCCACCACTACGACGTCGGCAACGACTTCTACCGCCTCGTGCTCGGCTCCTCGATGGTGTACTCCTGCGCGTACTGGACGCCCGAGGCCAAGAGCCTGGAGGCGGCCCAGGAGGCCAAGCTCGACCTGATCTGCCGCAAGCTGGGCCTGCGCCCCGGGATGCGGCTGCTGGACGTCGGCTGCGGCTGGGGCTCGCTGCTGCTGCACGCCGCCGAGCACTACGGCGTGAGCGCGGTCGGCGTCTCGATCTCCGCGGAGCAGGTCGAGCTGGCCCGCCGCCGGGTCGCCGACGCCGGTCTCGGCGACCGGGTCGAGGTCCGGCTGCAGGACTACCGGGAGATCCCGGACGGCCCGTTCGACGCCATCTCCAGCGTCGGCATGGCCGAGCACGTCGGCTCCGCGCAGTACCTCACCTACGCCTCCGGCCTGTACCGGCTGCTGGAGCCGGGCGGCCGCCTGCTCAACCACCAGATCTCCCGCCGCCCGAGCCTGCCCGACGAGCCGTACGAGCTGAGCCCCTTCATCCGGAAGTACGTCTTCCCGGACGGCGAGCTCTCCCCGGTGGGCAGCACGGTCTCGCTGTTGGAGGAGGCCGGCTTCGAGGTGCGGGACGTCGAGTCGCTGCGGGAGCACTACGCCCTGACCCTGCGCGACTGGGTGTCCAACCTGGAGGCCAACTGGGGCCAGGCCGTCCGCCTGGTCGGCCGCGGCCGCGCGCGGGTCTGGCGGCTCTACATGGCGGCCTCCGCGCTGGCCTTCGAGGAGAACCGGATCGGGGTCAACCAGGTCCTCGCGGTCCGCACCCCGGCCAACAGCTCGGCCGGCCTCCCGGCCACCCGCGAGCAGTGGCTCCTGCGCCCGCAACGCCCTGAGCTGCACCTGGCCGCAGGCGCCCCGGGGAGCCGCCCCGACACCGCCGCGGATACGGATTTGGGAGATCGGCCGTCGGTCCGCTAA
- a CDS encoding DUF3566 domain-containing protein, translating into MSGATGAAGGAAGGRPGAAQGGMPYGGAPQTPGEHPAASTSLMPPVGSAGQPGAAGGYGTPAPPPPAAPPAGGNGFSTPTTYAKGQPTPARGTPAGAASAPGPATSAGTARRPGPAAVAAAGRTRKARLRVTKADPWSVMKVSFLLSLAVGVIMIVAAAVLWMTLDSLGVFDSLSKTLKDVTGSDTTGGLNLMDYVGFGKVMGFTVLIAVVDVVLLTALSTLSAFIYNTAAGFTGGVELTLAEED; encoded by the coding sequence GTGAGTGGAGCCACGGGTGCTGCGGGAGGCGCCGCGGGCGGCCGTCCGGGCGCAGCACAGGGCGGCATGCCGTACGGCGGCGCGCCGCAGACTCCGGGCGAGCACCCGGCGGCGTCCACCTCGCTGATGCCCCCGGTCGGCTCGGCGGGTCAGCCGGGTGCGGCGGGCGGGTACGGCACGCCGGCGCCGCCGCCGCCCGCCGCGCCGCCGGCCGGCGGAAACGGGTTCTCGACGCCGACGACGTACGCCAAGGGCCAGCCCACGCCGGCCCGGGGCACCCCGGCGGGCGCCGCCTCCGCGCCCGGCCCGGCGACCTCGGCCGGCACGGCCCGGCGTCCTGGCCCCGCGGCCGTCGCCGCCGCCGGCCGGACGCGCAAGGCACGGCTGCGGGTGACCAAGGCCGACCCCTGGTCGGTCATGAAGGTCAGCTTCCTGCTGTCGCTGGCGGTCGGCGTGATCATGATCGTCGCGGCCGCGGTGCTCTGGATGACCCTCGACTCGCTCGGGGTCTTCGACTCGCTGTCCAAGACCCTCAAGGACGTCACCGGCTCGGACACCACCGGCGGCCTCAACCTGATGGACTACGTGGGCTTCGGCAAGGTGATGGGCTTCACCGTGCTGATCGCCGTGGTCGACGTGGTGCTGCTGACCGCGCTGTCCACGCTGTCGGCGTTCATCTACAACACCGCCGCCGGGTTCACCGGGGGCGTCGAGTTGACCCTCGCGGAAGAGGACTGA
- a CDS encoding DUF721 domain-containing protein, translating into MSDPTADPAQRAQEPSGVDLARVALRAAKEQARKRGEQVREKREAKRHGLRSGARADGRDPVPLGAALNRLITERGWEAPAAVGGVMGRWPQIVGPNISAHCEPKHYEEATAVLTVQCDSTAWATELRLLARQLVARLNHDLGHGTVKTIKVLAPAAPVRAYGRLRAPGSKGPGDTWG; encoded by the coding sequence GTGAGTGATCCGACGGCCGATCCGGCGCAGCGGGCCCAGGAGCCCTCGGGCGTGGACCTGGCGCGGGTGGCGCTGAGGGCCGCCAAGGAGCAGGCGCGCAAGCGGGGCGAGCAGGTGCGTGAGAAGCGCGAGGCGAAACGGCACGGCCTGCGCAGCGGTGCCCGGGCGGACGGGCGCGACCCGGTGCCCCTGGGCGCCGCGCTGAACCGGCTGATCACCGAGCGGGGCTGGGAGGCGCCGGCGGCGGTGGGCGGGGTGATGGGGCGCTGGCCGCAGATCGTCGGTCCGAACATTTCGGCGCACTGTGAGCCGAAACACTACGAGGAGGCGACGGCGGTTCTGACCGTGCAGTGCGACTCGACCGCCTGGGCGACCGAACTTCGTCTGCTCGCGCGACAGTTGGTGGCCAGACTGAATCACGACCTGGGGCACGGCACGGTCAAGACGATCAAGGTGCTGGCTCCCGCGGCGCCGGTCAGGGCGTACGGGCGGCTGCGCGCGCCCGGGAGCAAGGGGCCCGGGGACACCTGGGGGTGA
- the gyrB gene encoding DNA topoisomerase (ATP-hydrolyzing) subunit B, whose protein sequence is MLCQRGRFVADSGNPSQTQEPIDPATGKSYDANAIQVLEGLDAVRKRPGMYIGSTGERGLHHLVYEVVDNSVDEALAGHADTISVNIQADGSVRVVDNGRGIPVGNVPGQDKPAVEVVLTVLHAGGKFGGGGYAVSGGLHGVGVSVVNALSTRLAVEIHTDGHRWSQEYKQGAPTAPLVQHEASDRTGTSVTFWADPDIFETTVYSFETLSRRFQEMAFLNKGLTISLTDERVEHLDEEGNPLSITYRYDGGIADFVTHLNSRKGDVIHPSVIDFEQEDKDRSISVEIAMQWNTSYTESVYSFANTIHTHGGGTHEEGFRAALTGLVNRYARDKKLLREKDDNLSGEDIREGLTAIISVKLGEPQFEGQTKDKLGNTEAKTFVQKVVHEQLNDWLDRHPTEASDIIRKSIQAATARVAARKARDLTRRKGLLESASLPGKLSDCQSKDPSECEIFIVEGDSAGGSAKQGRDPRIQAILPIRGKILNVEKARIDKVLQNTEVQALISAFGCGIQEDYDESKLRYHKIVLMADADVDGQHIRTLLLTLLFRFMRPLVESGYVYLAMPPLYKIKWGRDDFDYVYSDREKDSVIAAGTAAGRRLPKDDAIQRFKGLGEMNAEELRITTMDQAHRLLQQITLEDAARADDLFSVLMGEDVEARRSFIQRNAKDVRFLDV, encoded by the coding sequence GTGCTGTGCCAGAGAGGGCGCTTCGTGGCCGATTCCGGCAACCCCAGCCAGACCCAGGAACCCATCGACCCGGCGACCGGGAAGTCCTACGACGCCAACGCGATCCAGGTGTTGGAAGGCCTCGACGCCGTCCGCAAGCGCCCCGGCATGTACATCGGCTCGACGGGCGAGCGCGGCCTGCACCACCTGGTGTACGAGGTCGTGGACAACTCCGTCGACGAGGCGCTGGCCGGGCACGCCGACACCATCTCGGTGAACATCCAGGCCGACGGCTCGGTCCGGGTCGTCGACAACGGCCGCGGCATCCCGGTGGGCAACGTCCCGGGTCAGGACAAGCCGGCCGTCGAGGTCGTCCTCACCGTCCTGCACGCGGGCGGCAAGTTCGGTGGCGGCGGCTACGCCGTCTCCGGCGGTCTGCACGGCGTCGGCGTCTCGGTCGTGAACGCGCTGTCGACCCGGCTCGCGGTGGAGATCCACACCGACGGCCACCGCTGGTCGCAGGAGTACAAGCAGGGTGCGCCGACCGCTCCGCTGGTCCAGCACGAGGCGAGCGACCGCACCGGCACCAGCGTGACGTTCTGGGCCGACCCGGACATCTTCGAGACCACCGTCTACTCCTTCGAGACGCTCTCGCGCCGGTTCCAGGAGATGGCCTTCCTGAACAAGGGCCTGACCATCTCGCTGACGGACGAGCGCGTGGAGCACCTGGACGAGGAGGGCAACCCGCTCTCCATCACGTACCGGTACGACGGCGGCATCGCCGACTTCGTGACGCACCTCAACTCCCGCAAGGGCGACGTGATCCACCCCTCCGTGATCGACTTCGAGCAGGAGGACAAGGACAGGTCGATCTCGGTGGAGATCGCGATGCAGTGGAACACCTCGTACACCGAGAGCGTCTACAGCTTCGCCAACACCATCCACACGCACGGCGGCGGTACCCACGAGGAGGGCTTCCGCGCCGCGTTGACCGGCCTGGTGAACCGCTACGCGCGGGACAAGAAGCTGCTCCGGGAGAAGGACGACAACCTCTCCGGCGAGGACATCCGCGAGGGCCTGACCGCGATCATCTCGGTCAAGCTGGGCGAGCCGCAGTTCGAGGGCCAGACCAAGGACAAGCTGGGCAACACCGAGGCGAAGACCTTCGTCCAGAAGGTAGTGCACGAGCAGCTGAACGACTGGCTGGACCGCCACCCCACCGAGGCCTCGGACATCATCCGCAAGTCGATCCAGGCGGCCACCGCCCGGGTCGCGGCCCGCAAGGCGCGTGACCTCACCCGCCGCAAGGGCCTGCTGGAGAGCGCCTCGCTGCCGGGCAAGCTGAGCGACTGCCAGTCCAAGGACCCGTCCGAGTGCGAGATCTTCATCGTCGAGGGCGACTCGGCCGGCGGCTCGGCCAAGCAGGGCCGTGATCCGCGGATCCAGGCGATCCTCCCGATCCGCGGCAAGATCCTGAACGTCGAGAAGGCCCGGATCGACAAGGTGCTGCAGAACACCGAGGTCCAGGCGCTGATCTCGGCCTTCGGCTGCGGGATCCAGGAGGACTACGACGAGTCCAAGCTCCGCTATCACAAGATCGTTCTGATGGCGGACGCCGACGTCGACGGGCAGCACATCCGCACCCTGCTGCTGACCCTGCTGTTCCGCTTCATGCGCCCGCTGGTCGAGTCCGGCTACGTCTACCTGGCGATGCCGCCGCTGTACAAGATCAAGTGGGGCCGGGACGACTTCGACTACGTCTACTCCGACCGCGAGAAGGACTCCGTGATCGCCGCCGGCACCGCGGCCGGCCGCCGGCTGCCCAAGGACGACGCGATCCAGCGCTTCAAGGGTCTCGGCGAGATGAACGCCGAGGAGCTGCGGATCACCACCATGGACCAGGCGCACCGCCTGCTCCAGCAGATCACCCTGGAGGACGCGGCCCGTGCCGACGACCTCTTCTCGGTGCTGATGGGCGAGGACGTCGAGGCCCGCCGGTCCTTCATCCAGCGCAACGCCAAGGACGTCCGCTTCCTGGACGTGTGA
- the recF gene encoding DNA replication/repair protein RecF, translating into MHVAHLSLADFRSYARVEVPLDPGVTAFVGPNGQGKTNLVEAIGYVATLGSHRVATDAPLIRLGAERAVVRTSITTGTRSTLVELEITPGKANRARINRSDNVRPRDVLGLLRTVLFAPEDLTLVKGDPGERRRFLDELLTARAPRLAGVRQDYERVLKQRNALLKTAATARRSGGGKGADLSTLEVWDGHLARAGAELTAFRLQLVASLQPLVRQAYEQLAPGGGETVLEYRSSFEGELPSSREQAEEQLLGALLAARKQEIDRGLTLVGPHRDELVLRLGPLPAKGYASHGESWSYALALRLASYELLRADGGEPVLILDDVFAELDARRRDRLAELVAGGEQVLVTAAVADDVPKALAGARFAVADGEVRRLDP; encoded by the coding sequence ATGCATGTAGCGCATCTGTCGCTCGCCGACTTCCGGTCGTACGCCCGGGTCGAGGTGCCCCTCGACCCGGGCGTGACGGCGTTCGTCGGCCCCAACGGCCAGGGCAAGACCAACCTGGTGGAGGCCATCGGCTACGTCGCCACCCTGGGCAGCCACCGGGTCGCCACCGACGCCCCGCTGATCCGGCTCGGCGCGGAGCGGGCCGTGGTGCGGACCTCGATCACGACCGGTACCCGCAGCACGCTGGTCGAGCTGGAGATCACCCCCGGCAAGGCCAACCGGGCCCGGATCAACCGCTCCGACAACGTCCGCCCCCGCGACGTGCTCGGCCTGCTGCGCACCGTCCTGTTCGCCCCGGAGGACCTCACGCTGGTCAAGGGCGACCCGGGCGAGCGGCGGCGCTTCCTGGACGAGCTGCTGACCGCCCGGGCGCCGCGGTTGGCCGGGGTGCGGCAGGACTACGAACGGGTGCTGAAGCAGCGCAACGCGCTGCTGAAGACCGCCGCGACGGCCCGCCGGTCCGGCGGCGGCAAGGGCGCGGACCTCTCCACCCTGGAGGTGTGGGACGGTCATCTGGCCAGGGCGGGAGCCGAACTCACGGCGTTCCGGCTGCAGCTGGTCGCCAGCCTGCAGCCGCTGGTGCGGCAGGCCTACGAGCAGCTGGCGCCGGGCGGCGGGGAGACCGTCCTGGAGTACCGCAGCTCCTTCGAGGGCGAGTTGCCGTCCAGTCGCGAGCAGGCCGAGGAACAGCTGCTGGGTGCCCTGCTGGCGGCCCGCAAGCAGGAGATCGACCGCGGCCTGACCCTGGTCGGACCGCACCGGGACGAACTGGTGCTGCGGCTGGGCCCGCTGCCCGCCAAGGGATACGCGAGCCACGGCGAGTCCTGGTCGTACGCGCTGGCGCTGCGACTGGCCTCCTACGAACTGCTGCGGGCCGACGGCGGGGAGCCGGTGCTGATCCTGGACGACGTGTTCGCCGAGCTGGACGCACGGCGCCGCGACCGGTTGGCGGAGCTGGTCGCCGGGGGCGAGCAGGTGCTCGTGACGGCGGCGGTGGCGGACGACGTGCCGAAGGCGCTGGCCGGGGCCCGGTTCGCGGTGGCGGACGGCGAGGTCCGGCGGCTCGACCCGTGA
- the gyrA gene encoding DNA gyrase subunit A — protein MVDENRPDGEQPDSTATDVFVSRVEPIELETEMQRSYLDYAMSVIVSRALPEVRDGLKPVHRRVLYAMYDGGYRPEKGYYKCARVVGDVMGNYHPHGDTSIYDTVVRLAQPWSLRMPLVDGNGNFGSPGNDPAAAMRYTECKMMPLAMEMMRDIDEETVDFAANYDGRSQEPTVLPARIPNLLINGATGIAVGMATNIPPHNLREVASGALWALEHPEASNEELLEALIERIKAPDFPTGALIVGRRGIEDAYRTGRGSITMRAVVEVEEIQGRQCLVITELPYQVNPDNLALKIADLVKDGRVAGIADVRDESSSRTGQRLVVVLKRDAVAKVVLNNLYKHTDLQTNFGANMLALVDGVPRTLSLDAFIRHWVNHQVEVIVRRTTFRLRKAEERAHILRALLKALDLIDEVIALIRASDSADAARTGLMGLLSIDELQANAILEMQLRRLAALERRRIMDEHDELQRKIDEYNAILASPPRQREIISEELTAIVEKYGDERRSTLIPFDGDMSVEDLIAEEDIVVTITRGGYVKRTRSDLYRSQKRGGKGVRGAQLKQDDLVDHFFVTTTHNWILFFTNKGRVYRAKGYELPDAGRDARGQHVANLLAFQPDEHITQVMAVRTYNDKPYLVLATRAGLVKKTPLKDYDSPRSGGLIAINLRTDENGRDDELIGAELVSADDDLLLVSRKAQSIRFTATDDSLRPMSRATSGVKGMAFREDDELLSMNVVREGTYVFTATDGGYAKRTPVDEYRVQGRGGYGTKAAKIVEGRGSLVGALVVDSTDEIMAITLSGGVIRTRVSGVRETGRDTMGVQLINLGKRDAVVGMARNAEAEDEETAEDEAITAESGDAVETADGTVTAGGEDAEA, from the coding sequence GTGGTCGACGAGAACCGTCCCGACGGCGAGCAGCCGGACAGCACCGCCACCGACGTCTTCGTGTCCCGGGTCGAGCCGATCGAGCTCGAGACCGAGATGCAGCGCTCCTACCTCGACTACGCGATGAGCGTGATCGTCAGCCGCGCGCTGCCCGAGGTCCGCGACGGCCTCAAGCCGGTGCACCGCCGCGTCCTGTACGCGATGTACGACGGCGGCTACCGCCCCGAGAAGGGCTACTACAAGTGCGCCCGCGTCGTCGGCGACGTGATGGGCAACTACCACCCGCACGGCGACACCTCGATCTACGACACCGTGGTGCGCCTCGCGCAGCCGTGGTCGCTGCGGATGCCGCTGGTGGACGGCAACGGCAACTTCGGCTCACCGGGCAACGACCCGGCGGCGGCCATGCGCTACACCGAGTGCAAGATGATGCCGCTGGCCATGGAGATGATGCGGGACATCGACGAGGAGACCGTCGACTTCGCCGCCAACTACGACGGCCGCTCGCAGGAGCCGACCGTCCTGCCGGCCCGCATCCCCAACCTGCTGATCAACGGTGCCACCGGTATCGCGGTCGGCATGGCCACCAACATCCCGCCGCACAACCTGCGCGAGGTCGCCTCCGGCGCGCTCTGGGCGCTGGAGCACCCCGAGGCCTCCAACGAGGAGCTGCTGGAGGCCCTGATCGAGCGGATCAAGGCCCCCGACTTCCCGACCGGTGCGCTGATCGTGGGCCGCCGCGGGATCGAGGACGCCTACCGCACCGGCCGCGGCTCGATCACCATGCGCGCGGTGGTGGAGGTCGAGGAGATCCAGGGCCGTCAGTGTCTGGTGATCACCGAGCTGCCGTACCAGGTCAACCCGGACAACCTCGCGCTCAAGATCGCCGACCTGGTGAAGGACGGCCGGGTGGCCGGCATCGCCGACGTCCGCGACGAGTCCTCCTCGCGGACCGGCCAGCGGCTGGTGGTCGTGCTCAAGCGCGACGCGGTCGCCAAGGTGGTGCTGAACAACCTCTACAAGCACACCGACCTGCAGACCAACTTCGGCGCCAACATGCTGGCCCTGGTGGACGGCGTGCCGCGCACGCTGTCGCTGGACGCCTTCATCCGGCACTGGGTCAACCACCAGGTCGAGGTCATCGTCCGCCGCACCACCTTCCGGCTGCGCAAGGCCGAGGAGCGGGCGCACATCCTGCGCGCGCTGCTCAAGGCGCTCGACCTGATCGACGAGGTCATCGCGCTGATCCGGGCCTCGGACAGCGCCGACGCCGCCCGCACCGGCCTGATGGGCCTGCTGTCGATCGACGAGCTCCAGGCCAACGCGATCCTGGAGATGCAGCTGCGCCGGCTGGCCGCCCTGGAGCGCCGCCGGATCATGGACGAGCACGACGAGCTCCAGCGCAAGATCGACGAGTACAACGCGATCCTGGCCTCGCCGCCCCGCCAGCGCGAGATCATCTCCGAGGAGCTGACCGCGATCGTCGAGAAGTACGGCGACGAGCGGCGCTCCACGCTGATCCCCTTCGACGGCGACATGTCCGTCGAGGACCTGATCGCGGAGGAGGACATCGTCGTCACGATCACCCGTGGCGGCTACGTCAAGCGCACCCGCAGCGACCTCTACCGCTCGCAGAAGCGCGGCGGCAAGGGCGTGCGCGGCGCGCAGCTGAAGCAGGACGACCTCGTCGACCACTTCTTCGTCACCACCACGCACAACTGGATCCTCTTCTTCACCAACAAGGGCCGGGTCTACCGCGCCAAGGGCTACGAGCTGCCGGACGCCGGCCGCGACGCCCGCGGCCAGCACGTGGCGAACCTGCTGGCCTTCCAGCCGGACGAGCACATCACCCAGGTGATGGCGGTGCGCACCTACAACGACAAGCCGTACCTGGTGCTGGCCACCCGGGCCGGCCTGGTCAAGAAGACGCCTCTCAAGGACTACGACTCGCCGCGCTCCGGCGGTCTGATCGCGATCAACCTGCGGACGGACGAGAACGGCCGGGACGACGAGCTGATCGGCGCCGAGCTGGTCTCCGCCGACGACGACCTGCTGCTGGTGTCGCGCAAGGCGCAGTCGATCCGCTTCACGGCCACCGACGACTCCCTGCGCCCGATGAGCCGGGCCACCTCCGGGGTGAAGGGCATGGCCTTCCGGGAGGACGACGAGCTGCTGTCGATGAACGTCGTACGGGAGGGCACGTACGTGTTCACCGCGACGGACGGCGGGTATGCGAAGCGGACTCCGGTGGACGAGTACCGTGTCCAGGGGCGCGGCGGCTACGGCACCAAGGCGGCGAAGATCGTCGAGGGTCGTGGCTCGCTGGTGGGCGCCCTGGTGGTCGACTCCACGGACGAGATCATGGCGATCACCCTCTCGGGTGGTGTAATCCGCACAAGGGTTTCCGGAGTTCGTGAAACCGGACGTGACACGATGGGCGTCCAACTGATCAACCTCGGAAAACGCGACGCGGTCGTGGGCATGGCCCGCAACGCGGAGGCGGAGGACGAGGAGACGGCGGAGGACGAGGCCATCACGGCCGAGTCCGGCGACGCCGTCGAGACTGCTGACGGCACGGTGACGGCGGGTGGCGAGGACGCCGAGGCCTGA